The Hymenobacter sp. GOD-10R genome includes a window with the following:
- a CDS encoding AI-2E family transporter: MNDNPKLELPFYAKAPLVMLGLALLVLTIYLAGDILFPIFFSIIFAILLLPVEQWLLRHRVPELLAITLTVLLGVATLLGVMYFIYLQAGELATQLPLFKTKLLQAQQQLVAWLDARFGITNQRLLGWLQQATSRATALAGQALSTVSGLLVVVTLVPVYIFLLLLYRERLVNFLIQVFSGQRHDPEVEEVLHESKGTIQSYMTGLLIEGAIVAVLNVIGLLILGIPYALLLGVLGALLNFIPYVGGIVAILLPVLMAFVTKPGYLYPVGVVGVYMVIQFIDNNLLVPRIVAGKVQVNALAAVVGVLVGNSIGGIPGMFLALPGMAILKIIFDRIEALKPWGLLLGDDDRPRKVKDNNSEKVLT, encoded by the coding sequence ATGAACGATAATCCTAAACTAGAGCTACCCTTCTACGCCAAGGCTCCGCTAGTGATGCTGGGCCTGGCGTTGCTGGTGCTCACGATCTACCTGGCCGGTGACATTCTGTTCCCCATTTTCTTCTCGATCATCTTCGCTATTCTGCTGCTGCCAGTAGAGCAGTGGCTGCTGCGACATCGAGTACCCGAATTGTTGGCTATTACCCTGACGGTGTTGCTTGGGGTGGCGACACTGCTAGGGGTCATGTACTTTATTTATTTACAAGCCGGCGAGCTAGCTACGCAGTTGCCGCTTTTCAAAACCAAACTGCTACAAGCTCAACAGCAGCTCGTCGCTTGGCTCGATGCACGCTTTGGCATCACCAACCAGCGTTTGCTCGGTTGGTTGCAGCAAGCCACCAGCCGCGCCACCGCCTTAGCTGGTCAGGCACTCTCGACAGTGTCGGGGTTGCTGGTGGTGGTTACGCTGGTGCCGGTGTACATCTTTTTGCTGCTGCTGTACCGCGAACGGCTGGTCAATTTTCTCATTCAGGTATTTTCAGGCCAGCGGCATGATCCCGAGGTGGAAGAAGTGCTGCACGAGAGCAAAGGCACCATCCAAAGCTACATGACGGGCCTGCTAATTGAAGGCGCCATTGTTGCGGTGCTCAACGTGATTGGGCTGCTGATCCTAGGTATTCCGTATGCTTTGCTGCTAGGCGTGCTAGGGGCCTTACTGAATTTTATTCCCTACGTTGGGGGTATAGTTGCCATTCTGCTGCCGGTGCTCATGGCCTTTGTCACCAAGCCTGGCTATCTCTACCCGGTAGGGGTGGTGGGCGTGTACATGGTCATTCAGTTTATTGATAATAACCTGCTGGTACCCCGCATTGTGGCGGGTAAAGTGCAGGTGAATGCCTTGGCGGCCGTCGTCGGGGTGTTGGTTGGCAACTCCATTGGCGGCATTCCGGGCATGTTTCTGGCGCTGCCAGGCATGGCCATCCTCAAGATTATCTTCGACCGAATTGAGGCGCTGAAACCCTGGGGCCTGCTGCTCGGCGACGACGACCGCCCACGCAAGGTGAAAGACAACAACAGCGAAAAGGTGCTGACCTAG
- a CDS encoding alpha/beta hydrolase — translation MKTICTVLLILLTTASFGQTKKPKNVDQSKPFILGSIHEIQSKELSEKRIVNIYLPEGYSKSDTIKYPVVYLLDGSANEDFIHIVGLYQFNNFPWINRTPKSIIVGIANVDRKRDFTYPTTVEADKKRYPTAGHSDKFISFLEKELQPYIQSNYKTSASKTLIGQSLAGLLATEILLNKPNLFNQYVIISPSLWWDNGSLLKANTEVLTQTVTAKKGIYIGVGKEGLGPSDIPHVMEVDANLLVEKLMLLKNKNLQISFDYLPQEDHATITHQAVFNALRLLNPASNNKP, via the coding sequence TTGAAAACTATTTGTACCGTTCTGCTAATCTTATTGACTACCGCTTCGTTTGGCCAAACCAAAAAGCCGAAAAACGTTGACCAAAGTAAGCCCTTCATTCTTGGCTCTATCCATGAAATTCAGTCTAAGGAGCTTTCTGAAAAACGAATTGTTAATATTTATCTACCTGAAGGCTATAGTAAGAGTGACACCATTAAATACCCGGTCGTTTATCTGCTCGATGGCTCCGCCAATGAAGACTTCATTCATATTGTCGGCCTATATCAATTCAACAACTTTCCTTGGATAAATCGGACGCCAAAATCAATTATTGTGGGCATCGCCAATGTGGACCGCAAACGAGATTTCACGTATCCAACCACGGTTGAAGCTGATAAAAAACGGTATCCAACTGCCGGTCATTCCGATAAATTTATCTCCTTCTTAGAGAAGGAATTACAGCCTTACATTCAAAGTAACTACAAAACAAGCGCCTCCAAAACCTTGATTGGACAGTCATTAGCCGGATTGCTAGCTACTGAGATATTGCTCAACAAACCCAATCTATTCAACCAATATGTTATTATCAGTCCGAGCCTTTGGTGGGACAACGGTTCGCTCTTGAAAGCCAATACGGAGGTGTTAACTCAAACCGTTACAGCCAAAAAAGGAATCTATATAGGCGTTGGAAAAGAAGGGCTAGGTCCGAGCGACATTCCCCACGTTATGGAAGTCGACGCCAATTTGCTTGTAGAAAAATTGATGCTGCTGAAAAATAAAAATCTACAAATCAGCTTCGATTATTTACCGCAGGAAGATCACGCCACTATTACGCACCAAGCGGTATTTAATGCTCTACGGCTGCTAAATCCTGCAAGCAATAACAAACCTTAA
- a CDS encoding DEAD/DEAH box helicase yields the protein MSQQPELQPLSENEPDPHQYTFVAATVATLSPADVARHCPPGFFADNRALTAIQPKSLTMEAGAFGSSELGFPTVTVEQQAHDLVLTCACSTPKTTLCEHQAQVLLSILQRRELRVFFDPRVRRELLQATARDYGLENAPDLDAYFQLTYARPSVVVTPRDAGLCPVTTATKQELVSQLLRPQPQPSPPATNTQRFIIFSKHKYYGHLTIQLAEASFTAAGKVKNPVTVLNPLDASWHTNDVAELKFYSGLARFQNNYDDARSVAAVEALRAILHNPAGLPVFVHNPSVSDKLTAPALTPLQLRHAPVDLRLSVTETEDFYEVVGHLLLHDQPVDLKDLAIRFEYFVAANNALYLIESQDVWRVIEFFSKRNNTLLIHRSKFAEFRRDVLTNLEDQLHVHYAYTRPATPQQVVSHGFDQAPEKLLYLTDAGAHVEALPVMRYGTREVSVLSRRQLFGVDELGKPFALQRDTAAELHFITALLRHYPDFREQLQQATLYVPKALFLDEEWFLAAFEDWQREQITILGFNQLKNNTLNPNRARITVRVTGETNWFETHLGVRFGKQKATLRQLQQAIRNRSHYVRLDDGTRGILPQEWVDKFTRYFAAGAVVEETIRTPSINFSAIEELYDPELLAAEAQAKLALYKTAVADFDSIEPVEVPADLGATLRDYQRQGLNWLNFLDTFGFGGCLADDMGLGKTLQMLAFMLLQRAKGRTAANLVVVPTSLVFNWQAEIEKCAPSLRVHLLHGPARRHDAALFDHADIVLTTYNTVVSDIRQLREYRFNYVVLDEAQAIKNPDSQRYKAACLLQARNRVVLTGTPIENNTFDLYGQLSFACPGLLGSKQNFQDLFAARIDKFKESKPLRALQRKISPFVLRRTKAQVARELPDKTEMVIYCEMGDEQRRLYEACKKDFRDLLLGKHEETRLKSSAHVLQGLTKLRQICNSPTLLPDQESYGHQSAKLEALVEEIRNKAPQHKILIFSQFVKMLDLIGHALRAHDIPFEQLTGQTKNRAAPVEAFQQETGARVFLISLKAGGTGLNLTEADYVYIVDPWWNPAVENQAIDRSHRIGQTKKVVAVRLICPDTVEEKIMHLQEAKRDLAYELIKTDAGLVKSLTQEELLELFT from the coding sequence ATGTCGCAGCAGCCCGAACTTCAGCCTCTTTCCGAAAACGAACCGGACCCGCACCAGTACACTTTTGTGGCGGCTACCGTTGCCACACTCAGCCCGGCCGACGTGGCCCGGCACTGCCCACCCGGATTCTTCGCCGACAACCGCGCCTTAACCGCTATTCAGCCCAAAAGCCTCACGATGGAAGCCGGCGCATTTGGCAGCTCGGAGCTAGGTTTCCCGACGGTAACGGTAGAGCAGCAGGCGCACGACCTAGTGCTAACCTGCGCCTGCTCAACTCCGAAAACAACCTTGTGCGAGCACCAAGCCCAGGTCCTACTCAGCATCCTGCAACGCCGGGAGCTGCGCGTGTTCTTCGACCCTAGGGTGCGCCGCGAACTGCTGCAAGCCACCGCCCGCGACTACGGCCTGGAAAACGCCCCCGACCTCGATGCTTACTTTCAACTCACGTATGCTCGCCCCTCGGTGGTAGTCACGCCGCGCGACGCGGGGCTGTGCCCCGTGACGACGGCTACCAAGCAGGAGTTGGTCAGCCAACTCCTGCGCCCGCAACCACAACCTAGCCCGCCCGCGACTAACACGCAACGGTTTATCATCTTCAGCAAGCACAAGTACTACGGCCACCTCACCATTCAGCTAGCCGAAGCTAGCTTCACGGCCGCGGGTAAGGTCAAGAACCCCGTGACGGTGCTCAACCCGCTGGATGCTAGCTGGCATACCAACGACGTAGCCGAGCTGAAGTTCTACAGCGGCCTCGCCCGTTTTCAGAACAACTACGACGATGCCCGCTCTGTGGCGGCGGTGGAGGCATTGCGTGCTATTCTGCACAATCCGGCCGGGTTGCCCGTGTTTGTTCACAACCCGAGCGTGTCGGATAAGCTTACGGCGCCGGCCCTCACGCCCTTGCAGTTGCGCCACGCACCAGTGGACCTGCGCTTGTCGGTAACCGAAACCGAAGACTTCTACGAGGTAGTTGGCCACTTGCTCCTTCACGATCAGCCCGTGGACCTGAAGGACCTAGCTATTCGGTTCGAATACTTTGTAGCGGCCAATAACGCACTATACCTGATTGAAAGCCAAGATGTGTGGCGCGTGATTGAGTTCTTCTCGAAGCGCAACAACACCCTGCTGATTCACCGGAGCAAGTTCGCGGAGTTTCGACGCGATGTGCTGACCAACCTCGAAGATCAACTGCACGTGCACTACGCCTACACACGGCCCGCCACCCCGCAGCAGGTCGTCAGCCACGGCTTTGATCAGGCGCCGGAGAAGCTGCTCTACCTCACCGATGCCGGTGCCCACGTGGAGGCGCTGCCCGTGATGCGCTACGGCACGCGTGAGGTGTCAGTGCTCTCGCGCCGGCAGCTTTTTGGCGTCGATGAGCTAGGTAAGCCGTTTGCCTTGCAGCGCGATACGGCCGCCGAGCTGCACTTTATTACGGCCTTGCTGCGCCACTACCCCGACTTCCGGGAGCAGCTTCAGCAGGCAACCTTGTACGTGCCCAAGGCGCTGTTTCTGGACGAAGAATGGTTTCTGGCAGCCTTCGAGGACTGGCAGCGCGAGCAAATCACCATCCTAGGTTTCAACCAACTCAAGAACAACACGCTGAACCCCAACCGCGCCCGCATTACGGTACGCGTGACGGGCGAAACGAACTGGTTTGAAACTCACCTAGGCGTGCGCTTTGGCAAGCAGAAAGCAACCCTGCGACAGCTCCAACAAGCCATCCGCAACCGCAGCCACTACGTGCGCCTCGACGACGGCACCCGTGGCATTCTGCCCCAGGAGTGGGTCGATAAATTTACCCGCTACTTCGCGGCCGGCGCCGTGGTGGAAGAAACGATCCGCACGCCTAGCATCAACTTCTCGGCCATCGAGGAGCTGTATGACCCCGAGTTGCTGGCCGCTGAGGCACAGGCAAAGCTAGCTTTGTACAAGACTGCCGTGGCCGATTTCGACAGCATCGAGCCCGTAGAGGTGCCCGCCGATCTGGGCGCTACTCTGCGCGACTACCAGCGGCAGGGGCTGAACTGGCTGAACTTCCTTGACACCTTCGGCTTCGGGGGCTGCCTGGCCGACGATATGGGCCTGGGCAAGACGCTGCAAATGCTAGCTTTTATGCTGCTCCAACGAGCCAAAGGCCGTACCGCCGCCAACCTGGTAGTGGTGCCCACGTCGCTAGTATTCAACTGGCAGGCTGAAATTGAGAAGTGTGCGCCCTCCCTGCGCGTGCACCTGCTGCACGGCCCCGCCCGCCGCCACGACGCGGCCCTGTTCGACCACGCCGACATCGTGCTGACAACTTACAACACCGTCGTTTCCGACATTCGCCAGCTGCGGGAATATCGGTTCAACTACGTAGTTCTGGACGAGGCCCAAGCCATCAAAAACCCCGATTCGCAGCGCTACAAAGCCGCTTGCCTACTGCAAGCCCGCAACCGGGTGGTGCTCACGGGCACGCCCATCGAGAACAACACGTTTGATTTGTATGGGCAGCTTTCCTTCGCTTGCCCTGGTCTGCTGGGCAGCAAACAAAACTTTCAGGACCTCTTCGCCGCCCGCATCGACAAGTTCAAGGAATCGAAGCCTCTACGGGCCTTGCAACGCAAGATCAGCCCATTTGTGCTGCGCCGCACTAAAGCCCAAGTGGCCCGCGAGTTGCCCGACAAAACCGAAATGGTGATTTACTGCGAGATGGGCGACGAGCAGCGCCGCTTGTACGAGGCCTGCAAAAAGGACTTTCGCGACCTACTCCTAGGCAAGCACGAGGAAACGCGCCTAAAAAGCAGCGCCCACGTGCTGCAAGGCCTCACCAAGTTGCGGCAAATCTGCAACTCCCCCACCCTGCTCCCCGACCAGGAAAGCTACGGTCACCAATCAGCGAAGCTGGAGGCGTTGGTGGAGGAAATCCGCAACAAGGCCCCGCAGCATAAAATCTTGATCTTCTCACAGTTTGTGAAGATGCTCGACCTAATCGGGCATGCCCTCCGCGCCCACGACATTCCGTTTGAGCAGCTGACCGGCCAAACGAAAAACCGCGCCGCCCCCGTCGAGGCATTTCAGCAGGAGACCGGGGCGCGTGTGTTCCTCATCAGCCTGAAAGCCGGCGGCACCGGCCTGAATCTGACCGAAGCCGACTACGTCTACATCGTGGACCCATGGTGGAACCCGGCTGTCGAGAACCAGGCTATTGACCGCAGTCACCGCATCGGCCAAACCAAAAAGGTCGTCGCCGTGCGCCTCATCTGCCCCGACACGGTGGAGGAAAAAATCATGCACTTGCAAGAAGCCAAACGCGACCTAGCCTATGAGCTGATTAAAACGGATGCTGGGCTGGTGAAGTCTTTGACCCAGGAAGAGTTGCTGGAGTTGTTCACGTGA
- a CDS encoding DUF1080 domain-containing protein — translation MKRWTTLLLGATLLFPAISFKGPSPKAPAAWQPLLDKNLSKWRTFESYRHQLGYKGQTPTDAQGKPIPPIGYDKNEAQVFTVVMQEGKPVLRISGEIYGCVFTKQDFKNYHLKLKVKWGTKKWIPRLDEPRDSGVLYNSQGECGVDYWHSWMLAQEFQVSEHEKGNAMGDFWCIANSTADINAAYNSTKDTLKYNPTAAPLRMGRGGPGFCQAAANYESPNGQWSELELISVNGQSIHLVNGHMVLAVNNSGFVVNGQRQPLTHGKIQLQSEAAEVFYKDIMIKPLDAMPAEYTRYFK, via the coding sequence ATGAAAAGATGGACTACCCTGTTGCTCGGCGCTACGCTGTTGTTCCCCGCTATTTCCTTCAAGGGTCCCTCTCCCAAAGCTCCTGCTGCTTGGCAGCCACTGCTCGACAAAAACCTGAGCAAGTGGCGAACCTTTGAAAGCTACCGCCACCAGCTAGGCTACAAAGGCCAGACGCCCACCGACGCCCAAGGCAAACCAATTCCGCCCATTGGCTACGATAAGAACGAGGCGCAAGTATTTACCGTGGTGATGCAAGAAGGCAAACCAGTGCTGCGCATCAGCGGCGAGATATACGGCTGCGTCTTCACCAAGCAGGATTTCAAAAACTACCACCTGAAGCTGAAAGTGAAGTGGGGCACGAAGAAGTGGATACCACGCCTAGACGAGCCCCGCGACAGTGGCGTGCTCTACAACAGCCAAGGCGAATGCGGCGTCGACTACTGGCACAGCTGGATGCTAGCTCAGGAGTTTCAGGTATCGGAACACGAGAAAGGCAATGCCATGGGTGACTTCTGGTGCATCGCCAACTCGACGGCGGATATAAACGCGGCCTACAACTCCACGAAAGACACGCTGAAGTATAACCCAACAGCAGCTCCGCTGAGAATGGGCAGGGGCGGCCCGGGCTTTTGCCAAGCCGCAGCCAACTACGAATCGCCTAACGGCCAATGGAGTGAGCTGGAGTTGATCAGCGTCAACGGCCAGAGCATACACTTGGTAAACGGCCACATGGTGCTAGCCGTGAATAACTCCGGGTTTGTAGTCAACGGGCAACGTCAGCCTCTGACGCACGGGAAAATCCAACTGCAAAGCGAAGCGGCCGAAGTCTTTTACAAAGACATCATGATCAAGCCGCTGGATGCTATGCCGGCCGAGTATACTCGTTACTTTAAGTAG
- a CDS encoding M3 family metallopeptidase: MSISFTSFGGRRFLPVLLTASLTATVTLTPSFAQNQPATGFAVRADNPLLASWSGPYGGYPAFDKVQVSQFKPALEAAMAQNLAEVQAIANNKQAPNFENTIAAMERAGNTLDQVQTVYGIWSGNMSNPEVQAVQREMAPRMAAFSDQITQNEALFKRIEAVYNSPDKKKLTPEQQRLAYVYYNNFVRAGAKLDTKAKTRLSEINQELAGLFTKFSQNVLADENDSVLVLKTPADLGGLPQSLRDDAANTATARKITAPGVIANTRSSIEPFLTYSDQRKLREKAWRMFYNRGDNGGEHDNNALITQILQLRAERAKLLGYKTHAHLRLDNTMAKTPEAAMALMEEVWVPAVARVKEEVADMQALAKKEGAPASFKIEPWDYRYYAEKVRKARYDLDQNEVKEYLQLDKMREGMFWVAGEIYGFAFTPVTDVPVYHPDVKVWEVKDKTTGKHLGLWYFDPYARPGKRSGAWMNAYRKQERLDGEIATIVSNNSNFVKGKDGAPTLISWTDATTLFHEFGHALHGLSSNVTYPTLSGTSVVRDYVEFPSQVMENWLPTPQVLQRFAVHYQTGKPIPQALVDRIEKASTFNQGFETTEFLASALIDMKLHLAGDQKIDPDKFERETLTQLGMPSEIVMRHRTPQFSHVFSSDGYSAGYYSYLWSVVLASDAFSAFTEASGPYDKAVAKRLKEKILSVGNTVDPADAYRSFRGRDPKIDALMKERGFPMKGASKAPDKKAASKKS, encoded by the coding sequence ATGTCTATTTCCTTCACCTCTTTCGGTGGCCGGCGCTTTTTACCGGTGCTGCTCACCGCTAGCCTTACTGCTACCGTGACTCTTACCCCTAGCTTTGCCCAAAACCAACCCGCGACTGGCTTCGCGGTTCGCGCCGATAATCCGCTGCTCGCCTCGTGGTCGGGCCCCTACGGCGGCTACCCGGCCTTCGACAAGGTGCAGGTAAGTCAATTCAAGCCAGCGCTGGAAGCAGCCATGGCGCAAAATCTGGCGGAGGTTCAAGCTATTGCCAACAACAAGCAAGCACCCAACTTCGAGAACACCATTGCCGCAATGGAGCGCGCCGGCAACACGCTAGATCAGGTGCAAACAGTATACGGCATCTGGTCGGGCAACATGAGCAACCCCGAGGTGCAGGCGGTGCAACGCGAAATGGCGCCCCGCATGGCCGCCTTCAGCGACCAAATCACCCAAAACGAAGCGCTGTTCAAGCGTATCGAAGCGGTGTACAACTCGCCCGATAAGAAGAAGTTGACGCCTGAGCAGCAGCGCCTGGCCTATGTGTACTACAACAACTTTGTGCGCGCTGGTGCCAAGCTCGACACTAAAGCCAAGACGCGCCTCTCGGAAATAAACCAAGAGTTAGCTGGGCTCTTTACCAAGTTCAGCCAAAACGTATTGGCCGACGAAAATGACTCGGTGCTGGTGCTGAAAACGCCCGCCGACCTAGGTGGCTTGCCTCAATCCTTGCGCGACGACGCCGCGAATACGGCCACGGCTCGCAAGATCACGGCGCCTGGTGTCATTGCTAACACTCGCTCCTCTATTGAGCCCTTCTTGACCTACTCCGATCAGCGCAAGCTGCGCGAGAAGGCGTGGCGCATGTTCTACAATCGCGGCGACAACGGCGGCGAGCACGACAACAACGCCCTCATCACCCAAATTCTGCAATTGCGCGCCGAACGGGCCAAGCTGCTGGGCTACAAAACCCACGCTCACCTGCGCCTCGACAACACCATGGCCAAAACGCCTGAAGCGGCCATGGCTCTAATGGAGGAAGTGTGGGTGCCCGCCGTAGCGCGCGTGAAGGAAGAAGTAGCGGATATGCAGGCACTTGCGAAGAAAGAAGGCGCTCCGGCCAGCTTCAAAATTGAGCCCTGGGACTACCGTTACTACGCCGAGAAGGTGCGCAAAGCCCGCTACGACCTCGACCAAAACGAGGTGAAAGAGTACTTGCAGCTCGACAAAATGCGCGAGGGCATGTTCTGGGTTGCCGGCGAAATCTACGGCTTCGCCTTCACGCCTGTGACCGACGTGCCCGTCTATCACCCCGATGTGAAGGTGTGGGAGGTGAAAGACAAAACCACCGGCAAGCACCTAGGTCTGTGGTACTTCGATCCATACGCGCGGCCCGGCAAGCGCTCTGGCGCTTGGATGAACGCCTACCGTAAGCAGGAGCGCCTAGATGGCGAAATAGCCACTATCGTGTCGAACAATTCCAACTTCGTGAAGGGCAAGGACGGCGCGCCTACCCTCATTTCCTGGACCGACGCTACGACCTTGTTCCACGAGTTCGGCCACGCCTTGCACGGTCTCTCATCCAACGTAACCTACCCGACGCTATCAGGCACCAGCGTAGTGCGCGACTACGTAGAGTTCCCGTCGCAGGTGATGGAAAACTGGCTGCCCACGCCCCAGGTGCTCCAGCGCTTCGCGGTGCACTACCAGACCGGCAAGCCCATCCCCCAGGCTTTGGTCGACCGCATCGAAAAGGCGTCGACCTTTAATCAGGGCTTCGAAACGACTGAGTTCCTGGCCAGCGCCCTCATCGACATGAAGCTGCACCTAGCCGGCGACCAGAAGATTGACCCCGATAAGTTTGAGCGCGAAACCCTGACCCAGCTTGGCATGCCCAGCGAAATCGTGATGCGCCACCGCACGCCCCAGTTTTCGCATGTCTTCTCCTCCGATGGCTACTCGGCTGGCTACTATAGCTACCTGTGGTCGGTGGTGCTGGCGTCCGACGCATTCAGCGCCTTCACCGAAGCCAGCGGCCCTTACGACAAAGCCGTGGCAAAGCGCCTAAAAGAGAAAATTCTCTCCGTCGGCAACACCGTAGACCCCGCTGACGCCTACCGCAGCTTCCGCGGCCGCGACCCAAAAATCGACGCCCTGATGAAAGAACGCGGCTTCCCGATGAAGGGCGCTAGCAAAGCGCCAGACAAGAAAGCGGCTAGCAAGAAAAGCTAG
- a CDS encoding DUF4269 domain-containing protein, translated as MPLPFQNLGYLQHGTAVQHAAYQLLTTTKLMQVLHHYSPLLVGTFPLGLQQPGSDLDIICEVYNLGSFEALLREQFGHYAGFELRRTERQGHLCSVATFVVEGWPVEVFGQPVPSAQQQGYRHLVVEHRLLQLGGAVFRARVQAQRATGLKTEPAFAACLGLTGDPYAELLRLESYSDAQLRAQYFVDSNVV; from the coding sequence ATGCCGCTCCCCTTTCAAAACCTAGGTTACCTCCAACACGGCACGGCGGTGCAGCATGCAGCTTATCAGCTACTTACCACAACCAAGCTAATGCAAGTGCTGCACCACTACTCGCCGTTGCTGGTTGGCACGTTTCCGCTAGGGTTGCAGCAACCCGGCAGCGACCTAGATATTATTTGCGAAGTCTACAACCTAGGTTCGTTTGAAGCACTACTACGGGAGCAGTTTGGCCATTATGCGGGTTTTGAATTACGCCGTACTGAGCGCCAAGGACACCTATGTAGCGTGGCCACGTTTGTGGTAGAGGGGTGGCCGGTGGAGGTGTTCGGGCAACCAGTGCCGAGTGCGCAGCAACAAGGCTACCGACATCTGGTCGTTGAGCATCGGTTGTTGCAACTAGGAGGCGCTGTGTTTCGGGCGCGTGTGCAAGCCCAGCGAGCAACTGGTCTAAAAACAGAACCAGCTTTTGCCGCTTGCCTAGGTTTGACGGGCGACCCGTATGCCGAGCTACTCCGACTTGAAAGCTACTCGGATGCTCAGCTACGAGCACAATACTTTGTCGATTCCAATGTCGTTTGA
- a CDS encoding HAD family hydrolase, protein MPTPQLIAFDADDTLWPNQPHFDYAEAQLFALLTHYADADTLGKRFYEVWRSNMHLFGYGAKSFMLTMIETVIELTNGTVTGTEIQQILDHGKRLLDFPIELLPHVEEVLEELRHRGIPLMLLTKGDLFDQESKLARSGLGDYFDHVEIVSEKNEATYRRILTRYGVQPQDFAMVGNSLKSDVLPVAKLGGLAIHVPYHATWVHEQVPADQLAGIPFQHAESLKEALAYLI, encoded by the coding sequence ATGCCAACCCCTCAACTTATTGCCTTCGATGCCGACGATACGCTGTGGCCTAACCAGCCCCACTTCGATTATGCTGAGGCGCAACTCTTCGCTCTGCTCACTCACTACGCCGATGCCGACACCCTAGGCAAGCGCTTCTACGAAGTATGGCGCTCCAACATGCACTTGTTCGGCTACGGCGCGAAGTCATTCATGCTCACCATGATTGAAACGGTTATTGAGCTTACCAACGGAACCGTAACGGGTACCGAAATCCAGCAGATCCTCGACCACGGCAAGCGTCTGCTCGACTTTCCTATTGAACTGCTGCCTCACGTGGAAGAGGTGTTGGAGGAACTACGGCACCGCGGCATACCGCTTATGCTGCTCACTAAGGGCGACCTGTTCGACCAGGAAAGCAAGCTAGCCCGCTCCGGCCTCGGCGACTACTTCGACCACGTCGAAATCGTGAGCGAAAAGAACGAGGCCACGTACCGCCGCATCCTGACGCGTTACGGCGTGCAGCCCCAAGATTTCGCCATGGTCGGCAACTCGTTGAAGTCGGATGTGCTGCCCGTTGCTAAGCTAGGTGGACTGGCTATCCACGTGCCGTATCACGCCACTTGGGTTCACGAACAAGTACCAGCCGACCAGCTAGCGGGCATCCCGTTTCAGCATGCCGAATCGTTGAAAGAAGCACTGGCATATTTGATCTAA
- a CDS encoding porin family protein, translated as MRKLLGPGLLLICSLWGANTQAQGFRYGIRAGANLSTAAGPDATKPEAIWGPVAGLIANVPLTSDSFFSFQTELLYSRKGYWMTNNTVSSPTRVLLHYLNLPLLAKIKAGGLVLEAGPQIGYLLDIRDYSPIVNNRDPNKLDPYRRWELGYVAGVGYELKNGLGIGVRYNAGLTHVRQVPKNVTPIRFHNAAFQFQLSYLVTRR; from the coding sequence ATGAGAAAGCTTTTAGGCCCCGGTTTGCTGCTAATCTGCAGTCTTTGGGGCGCAAACACGCAGGCGCAAGGGTTTCGCTATGGCATTCGGGCCGGTGCTAACCTCTCAACGGCCGCTGGGCCCGACGCTACTAAACCAGAAGCTATTTGGGGCCCCGTTGCAGGGCTGATTGCGAATGTGCCTCTCACGTCGGACAGCTTCTTTTCCTTTCAAACTGAGTTGCTGTATTCCCGCAAGGGATACTGGATGACCAACAATACCGTCAGCTCTCCAACCCGCGTACTTTTACATTATTTGAACCTGCCTTTGCTGGCCAAAATCAAGGCAGGCGGTCTGGTGCTGGAGGCAGGACCACAGATAGGCTATCTGCTCGACATCAGAGATTACAGTCCTATAGTCAACAACCGTGATCCTAATAAGCTAGATCCTTATCGGCGGTGGGAGCTAGGTTACGTTGCTGGTGTCGGCTACGAATTGAAAAATGGCTTAGGTATAGGGGTGCGCTACAATGCTGGTCTAACGCATGTGCGTCAAGTGCCAAAGAACGTTACGCCCATTCGCTTCCACAACGCTGCTTTTCAGTTTCAGCTGAGCTACTTGGTCACTCGCCGCTAA